A genome region from Yoonia vestfoldensis includes the following:
- a CDS encoding DNA alkylation repair protein, with protein sequence MTVDDALAALGSDPDKAAEMARHHKVGRAYLGVTTPAIEAVAKTWRETLDLDARLALAADLWASDVHEGRIAAARLLTQARIRPDDSAAWDMITAWVPACDGAAIAEQVAIAGQKRLVAEPARFDALADWVTADHLWTRAAVLAFTLPWTKQNNPKPADLALRDRALDWAGRLAGDPHKVIQTALVDWLASLAKHDPAIAQAFVDRYGAAMKPYALKSARHRLG encoded by the coding sequence ATGACAGTGGACGACGCATTGGCCGCCCTTGGCAGTGACCCTGACAAAGCCGCCGAAATGGCGCGGCATCACAAGGTGGGCCGCGCCTATCTGGGCGTGACCACTCCCGCGATCGAGGCTGTCGCCAAAACCTGGCGCGAGACACTGGATCTGGATGCGCGGCTGGCGCTGGCGGCTGACTTATGGGCCAGCGATGTGCATGAAGGCCGGATCGCGGCGGCGAGACTGCTCACGCAAGCGCGGATCAGGCCCGATGACAGCGCCGCATGGGACATGATCACCGCGTGGGTGCCTGCATGTGACGGGGCGGCGATTGCCGAACAGGTCGCCATCGCGGGCCAGAAACGGCTGGTGGCAGAGCCTGCCCGGTTTGATGCGCTGGCCGATTGGGTCACAGCGGATCATCTATGGACACGCGCCGCGGTGCTGGCCTTTACCCTGCCCTGGACCAAGCAGAACAACCCCAAACCCGCCGATCTGGCGCTGCGCGACAGGGCGCTGGATTGGGCGGGCAGATTGGCCGGTGATCCGCATAAGGTGATCCAGACCGCGCTGGTGGATTGGCTGGCCAGCCTTGCCAAACATGACCCCGCCATCGCGCAGGCCTTTGTTGACCGGTACGGGGCGGCGATGAAACCCTATGCGCTGAAATCCGCACGCCACAGGCTGGGCTGA